Proteins encoded in a region of the Candidatus Nitrospira nitrificans genome:
- a CDS encoding IS630 transposase-related protein has product MRCSTDLRQRVVEFVRGGGSKAEAARRFKVGEASVYRWLKPGGLTYQRPGPRRARKLDWEQLRRHVEAQPDQTQAERARQFQVSRHCIWNALRKLGVTRKKKTGLFRTRPAPTKTVPPPSRAVRAPWQTPRVHR; this is encoded by the coding sequence ATGAGATGCTCAACAGATTTGCGCCAACGGGTTGTGGAGTTTGTTCGCGGTGGAGGCAGCAAGGCCGAAGCGGCTCGGCGGTTCAAGGTCGGTGAGGCGAGCGTGTACCGCTGGCTCAAGCCTGGCGGCCTGACGTACCAGCGTCCCGGCCCTCGCCGGGCCCGCAAGCTGGATTGGGAGCAGTTACGTCGGCATGTGGAGGCACAGCCCGATCAGACTCAAGCGGAACGGGCGCGGCAGTTCCAGGTCTCGCGGCACTGTATCTGGAACGCGCTGCGAAAATTGGGGGTGACCCGTAAAAAAAAGACTGGGCTATTCCGAACGCGACCCGCTCCGACGAAAACAGTTCCTCCGCCTTCGCGAGCGGTTCGTGCGCCGTGGCAAACACCCCGTGTACATCGATGA
- a CDS encoding NUDIX domain-containing protein: MLQVPTVSVLAYDDQGRLLLVQDKDSGLWGAPSGILDPYELPADAAVRETWEEAGVFVDLTHIIGVFAGEHFAGVYSNGDQLACVTTVFGARPLRGTPRRDHEETSDSRYFAPSEIDRLSCYPHFQVIRKVVSQCRSQVYFGPSTWQPSNT, translated from the coding sequence TTGCTGCAGGTTCCTACGGTTTCGGTGCTGGCTTACGACGACCAAGGGCGGCTGTTGCTCGTGCAAGACAAGGACTCTGGGTTGTGGGGAGCACCGAGTGGAATCCTCGATCCGTATGAGTTGCCGGCTGATGCGGCAGTGCGTGAGACATGGGAAGAAGCCGGAGTGTTTGTCGATCTCACCCACATCATCGGCGTATTTGCAGGAGAACATTTTGCCGGTGTGTATTCGAATGGCGATCAGCTCGCCTGTGTCACGACGGTCTTTGGCGCGCGTCCTCTCAGAGGGACCCCTCGTCGGGATCATGAGGAGACATCCGATTCGCGCTACTTCGCTCCAAGTGAGATTGATCGCCTGTCGTGCTATCCGCACTTCCAGGTGATTCGCAAGGTGGTGAGCCAGTGCCGATCGCAGGTCTACTTCGGACCGTCCACATGGCAACCCAGCAACACGTAA
- a CDS encoding 4Fe-4S dicluster domain-containing protein gives MALLITDECINCGACLPECPNEAIFETRSGAEEKGLHVGDGQGVGDNIYVIAHDRCTECVGHFDEPQCAAVCPVDNCCISDPAYPEGADVLLERAKTLNPDKSIDPAKVWSGVRN, from the coding sequence ATGGCACTGCTGATTACCGATGAATGTATCAACTGTGGCGCCTGCTTGCCGGAATGTCCGAATGAGGCCATCTTCGAAACTCGCAGCGGCGCGGAGGAGAAGGGACTCCATGTGGGCGACGGCCAGGGCGTGGGGGATAATATTTACGTGATCGCCCACGATCGCTGTACCGAGTGTGTCGGCCATTTTGACGAACCCCAATGTGCGGCCGTCTGTCCGGTCGATAATTGCTGCATTTCTGATCCGGCGTATCCGGAGGGGGCCGATGTTTTGCTGGAAAGAGCAAAAACCCTCAATCCTGACAAGTCTATCGATCCGGCAAAAGTATGGAGCGGCGTGCGAAACTGA
- a CDS encoding HIT family protein → MACQGIWPRQDHFIADLGSSKVYLHDDQFFPGWAVVVFQRHATELFQLAPTERCELIEAVNRVADISAKVHRAKKMNYELLGNQLPHIHWHIIPRLADDPAPLEPVWRVPHNPLLLTGAALHEAIDRLARPLRLAR, encoded by the coding sequence ATGGCCTGCCAAGGAATCTGGCCGAGACAGGACCATTTCATCGCAGACCTCGGATCGTCGAAGGTCTATCTCCACGATGACCAATTCTTTCCCGGCTGGGCCGTCGTCGTATTTCAACGTCATGCGACTGAATTATTCCAGCTTGCGCCCACCGAACGCTGCGAGCTGATCGAAGCGGTCAACCGAGTGGCGGACATCTCGGCCAAAGTCCACCGAGCGAAGAAGATGAATTACGAACTCCTTGGGAACCAACTTCCCCATATCCATTGGCATATCATTCCCCGTCTGGCGGATGATCCGGCTCCACTGGAACCGGTATGGCGGGTGCCGCATAACCCTCTTCTTCTGACGGGAGCAGCGCTTCATGAAGCCATCGACCGTCTGGCACGCCCGCTTCGCCTGGCCCGGTGA
- a CDS encoding XRE family transcriptional regulator: MPAHEAAVTLLRCQFAELFRKWVDREGVGQAQAAKRLAVVQPRISEIACNKVDKLSLDYLMGLRAKAKSAAYMHKIGWELQESAVSVVRPARTRDAGKDDARCSTS, translated from the coding sequence ATTCCAGCGCACGAGGCGGCTGTCACATTGCTGCGGTGCCAGTTCGCTGAACTGTTTCGCAAGTGGGTGGACCGGGAAGGGGTAGGCCAGGCGCAAGCGGCGAAACGTCTTGCTGTTGTTCAGCCTCGTATCTCAGAGATCGCATGCAACAAGGTGGACAAGCTCTCGCTTGACTACCTCATGGGTCTTCGTGCTAAAGCCAAGTCTGCCGCATACATGCATAAGATCGGGTGGGAGCTTCAGGAGAGTGCTGTGTCAGTAGTCCGGCCGGCACGAACCCGAGATGCAGGGAAGGACGACGCGAGATGTTCAACCTCCTGA
- a CDS encoding SIMPL domain-containing protein, translated as MIFRRPELEKDNPIAPQPYVGPRRRLAMARAAASGELREVDDIGEMLQALTKAASRFVNSLPKARKPDARLKALRDAIVQAEQLLAAKRAL; from the coding sequence ATGATATTCAGACGCCCAGAACTCGAAAAAGATAATCCCATCGCTCCCCAACCATATGTTGGCCCTCGAAGACGGCTGGCGATGGCTCGCGCTGCGGCATCCGGGGAATTGCGCGAAGTGGACGATATCGGGGAGATGTTGCAAGCCTTAACCAAGGCAGCGTCTCGCTTTGTGAACAGCCTTCCGAAAGCGAGGAAGCCCGATGCAAGGCTGAAGGCCTTGCGGGATGCGATCGTGCAAGCCGAGCAACTTCTCGCTGCCAAGAGGGCTCTTTGA
- a CDS encoding DUF3574 domain-containing protein: protein MNIPNRCRTSVKALFLLVSLVGCGAMTASQCGDDGRTALQEVLYFGTDTPSGRVTPEEWTQFLSETVTPRFPEGLSSWQASGQWRSASGEVIREPSYVLSLVHPDNPLRNKAVQEIITTYKTRFRQEAVLRVTSSSCMSL, encoded by the coding sequence ATGAACATTCCAAACCGGTGTCGAACCTCGGTGAAGGCGCTATTTCTCCTTGTGTCTCTCGTGGGTTGTGGGGCGATGACTGCGAGTCAGTGCGGCGACGATGGCCGGACCGCGTTGCAGGAGGTACTGTATTTCGGGACAGATACGCCATCCGGTCGCGTGACGCCGGAAGAGTGGACGCAATTCCTCAGTGAAACGGTCACTCCGCGCTTCCCCGAAGGGCTCTCCAGTTGGCAGGCGTCCGGCCAATGGCGCTCGGCTTCCGGTGAAGTGATTCGCGAGCCCTCGTATGTCTTGAGCCTTGTTCATCCGGATAACCCGCTACGGAACAAGGCTGTTCAGGAAATTATCACAACCTACAAAACACGGTTCCGGCAGGAAGCGGTGCTCCGCGTCACGTCTTCTTCCTGCATGTCTCTCTAA
- a CDS encoding response regulator codes for MKEELSTSNRRTRNATYRVDRGVRPTSIQLLIVEAQRLFRQSLRLLLERERDVDAVVEATNGREAYRLAMEHKPDIVLLDVDMLDLDVEAVTKLIRRHIPDTRVLLLARYDEDTRIVAAMQAGASGYVLKDTDQTDFLRIIRTIARGEHILSPTRPDGFVHNVPGALRQTHEHHITLLSSLTEREREILACAAAGRSNKEIAEQLCVSIDTVKTHLHHIYQKLSVDGRVEAILTYLQTQ; via the coding sequence ATGAAAGAAGAATTATCAACGTCCAACCGACGCACGAGAAACGCAACTTATCGAGTCGATCGTGGGGTGCGCCCCACATCCATCCAACTGCTCATCGTCGAAGCACAGCGATTGTTCCGACAGAGCCTGCGGCTGCTCTTGGAACGAGAGCGGGACGTCGACGCTGTCGTGGAAGCGACGAACGGGCGCGAGGCCTATCGATTGGCGATGGAACACAAACCCGATATTGTCCTTCTGGACGTCGACATGCTGGATCTCGATGTGGAAGCGGTCACTAAACTCATCCGCCGGCACATACCCGATACGAGAGTATTACTCTTGGCCCGGTATGATGAGGACACACGGATCGTGGCTGCCATGCAGGCTGGGGCCTCAGGCTATGTGCTGAAGGACACCGACCAGACCGACTTCCTCCGCATCATAAGGACCATCGCTCGAGGAGAGCATATCCTGTCACCGACCAGGCCGGACGGTTTCGTTCACAACGTTCCCGGCGCACTCAGGCAAACCCATGAGCACCACATCACCCTGCTCTCTAGCCTGACTGAGCGAGAACGAGAAATATTAGCCTGCGCCGCAGCCGGCCGAAGCAACAAAGAAATCGCCGAACAACTGTGCGTGTCGATCGATACCGTGAAAACACACCTGCATCATATTTATCAGAAACTTTCCGTCGACGGACGTGTCGAAGCCATTCTCACCTACCTCCAGACTCAGTGA
- a CDS encoding OmpA family protein, producing MIIKLSAVACISIVMCCGTVPIAIAAEDSDGQPQDELSVTKTHLQQAKQKIDELERQLKQRIGELVLQLHAKENEIATQITNAHANSKQLREDLASRTEELNQAKRRVAELEQQIATSGKGQELAQAKRRVAEAEQLAARKEQELAQAKRRVTDVEQQLAAVAKEQELAQPKRRAVEADQLAAGKEQELTQAKRRAAEAEQQLAWKEQELAQAKRRVTEIEQQLSGKEQELAQARRRAGEVEQQLAGKEQELAQAKRRTAEADQQTAGKEQELAQAKRRAGDAEQQTAKKEQELAQVKEEIKHVTQKLADLNPQLLAKDAELTRAKQLLVEFELNSSKPAAPTAAQEESPPTLSLLPIDHTLSLSTPTGPDPEGTDDGEAFSSNGDLGKISESLANLLQPELKKGSATLRQRGNRLTLALTTGELFSTGDATVTLGGTSLLERLGVALHGFRYQSIEIAGHTDNTPLRNDPRKGFRDNLDLSRARAEHAVQVLINGGIEADRVKAIGYADSKPIATNETEKGRNKNRRMEIVITQGTESGGAVGDGKTQGGRSAKDALLKR from the coding sequence ATGATCATCAAGTTATCCGCCGTTGCCTGTATATCCATCGTCATGTGCTGCGGAACCGTCCCCATTGCAATAGCCGCCGAAGATTCAGACGGACAGCCGCAGGACGAATTGAGCGTGACGAAGACCCATCTTCAGCAGGCCAAGCAAAAAATCGATGAGCTCGAACGACAGCTCAAGCAACGGATCGGTGAACTCGTGCTCCAGCTTCATGCCAAGGAGAATGAGATCGCAACCCAGATCACCAACGCCCATGCGAATTCCAAGCAGCTTCGGGAAGACCTTGCGTCACGAACCGAGGAACTCAACCAAGCCAAGCGTCGTGTCGCTGAACTCGAACAACAGATAGCCACGTCGGGGAAGGGACAGGAGCTGGCGCAGGCGAAACGGCGCGTCGCCGAAGCCGAACAACTGGCAGCGAGGAAGGAACAGGAACTAGCCCAGGCCAAACGCCGTGTCACCGACGTCGAACAACAGCTGGCGGCTGTGGCCAAAGAGCAGGAACTGGCCCAGCCAAAGCGCCGCGCGGTCGAAGCCGATCAGCTGGCGGCGGGGAAAGAGCAAGAACTGACGCAGGCGAAACGGCGCGCTGCCGAAGCCGAACAACAATTGGCGTGGAAGGAGCAAGAGCTAGCCCAGGCCAAGCGTCGTGTCACTGAAATTGAGCAACAACTGTCGGGGAAAGAGCAAGAACTGGCCCAGGCGAGGCGTCGCGCCGGTGAAGTCGAACAGCAGTTGGCGGGGAAAGAACAGGAATTGGCTCAGGCCAAGCGCCGTACAGCCGAAGCCGACCAGCAGACAGCGGGAAAAGAGCAGGAGCTGGCCCAGGCCAAGCGCCGCGCCGGCGACGCGGAACAGCAGACGGCGAAGAAAGAGCAAGAACTGGCGCAGGTCAAGGAGGAGATCAAGCACGTCACGCAAAAACTGGCCGATCTCAATCCCCAACTCCTGGCAAAGGATGCGGAACTCACGCGCGCAAAGCAATTGCTGGTGGAGTTTGAGCTCAATTCATCCAAACCAGCCGCGCCGACCGCCGCGCAAGAAGAGAGCCCTCCCACCCTGTCTCTGCTGCCTATCGATCACACCCTATCCTTGAGCACTCCGACCGGACCCGACCCTGAAGGCACGGATGACGGCGAAGCCTTCTCATCAAACGGCGATCTCGGAAAAATCAGCGAAAGCCTGGCGAATCTCTTACAGCCTGAACTCAAGAAAGGCAGCGCGACCTTGAGGCAGCGAGGAAATAGATTGACCCTTGCGTTGACAACCGGTGAGTTATTCTCCACAGGCGATGCAACCGTCACCCTTGGTGGGACCTCGTTACTCGAGCGGCTCGGGGTGGCCTTGCACGGATTCCGTTACCAGAGCATCGAGATTGCCGGGCATACCGACAACACGCCGCTTCGGAACGATCCTCGGAAGGGCTTTCGGGATAATCTCGACCTCTCACGCGCACGAGCAGAACATGCCGTTCAGGTCCTGATCAACGGAGGGATCGAGGCCGACCGCGTCAAAGCCATTGGATACGCCGATAGCAAGCCGATCGCGACGAATGAGACTGAAAAAGGCCGGAATAAGAACCGCCGCATGGAAATCGTGATTACCCAGGGGACAGAATCGGGTGGCGCCGTCGGCGATGGGAAAACACAGGGCGGTCGGAGCGCCAAGGATGCCCTCCTCAAACGGTAG
- a CDS encoding CsbD family protein: MNKEQFGQFWEQLKTPLKAKWVNITEGDLVEIKGDLDRFGTVLQQRYGELQKAEVELWADRRYAHWSGNYLGYKEEVPTR, from the coding sequence ATGAATAAGGAGCAATTCGGGCAATTCTGGGAGCAACTCAAAACGCCGCTCAAGGCCAAGTGGGTGAATATCACGGAGGGGGACCTCGTTGAGATTAAGGGAGATCTGGACAGGTTCGGCACAGTGCTTCAACAGCGGTATGGGGAGCTCCAAAAAGCCGAGGTCGAGCTATGGGCCGATCGCCGCTACGCGCATTGGTCAGGGAACTATCTTGGGTATAAGGAAGAAGTTCCGACGCGGTAG
- a CDS encoding RNA recognition motif domain-containing protein — protein MGSKLYVGGLPYSATESQLTSLFAEHGTVESARVIADKFTGQSRGFGFVEMATAEEAKAAITALNGSQMDGRSLTVNEAKPMEPRSGGGGGGGGSRFGGGGGNRNRY, from the coding sequence ATGGGTTCAAAATTGTATGTCGGCGGATTGCCTTATTCGGCAACCGAATCTCAACTCACCAGCCTGTTCGCGGAGCACGGCACGGTCGAATCGGCCCGCGTGATTGCGGACAAATTCACGGGCCAGTCGCGAGGATTCGGCTTTGTTGAAATGGCGACCGCCGAGGAAGCCAAGGCGGCCATCACTGCCCTGAACGGGTCACAGATGGACGGGCGGTCGTTGACCGTCAATGAAGCGAAGCCGATGGAGCCGCGTTCCGGCGGGGGTGGGGGCGGCGGTGGCTCACGATTCGGCGGGGGTGGGGGCAACCGCAACCGCTATTAA
- a CDS encoding thermonuclease family protein encodes MMNRRIAIGLALAFILISPALAQTEFVARVLIVHEGDRLTIHHQGRKDMVYLREVDCPELKQPYGKQAKHATAAYIANREVVVRNMKRDRQGRMTADILLSDGRQIAHELIKEGLAWAQPGGSGNQALKDMEELARAAGTGLWSEPNPIPPWTWKSTRPARHQ; translated from the coding sequence ATGATGAACCGTCGTATCGCAATAGGCCTGGCGCTGGCGTTTATCCTCATCTCTCCTGCGCTTGCCCAGACCGAGTTCGTCGCACGAGTCTTGATCGTCCACGAAGGAGATCGCCTCACCATCCACCACCAAGGTAGAAAGGACATGGTGTATCTTCGCGAGGTGGATTGTCCCGAGCTGAAACAGCCCTATGGGAAACAGGCGAAGCATGCCACAGCTGCTTATATCGCCAACCGTGAGGTCGTCGTACGGAATATGAAACGGGATCGGCAGGGTCGGATGACCGCCGATATTCTGCTGTCGGACGGGAGACAGATCGCGCATGAGCTGATTAAGGAAGGGTTGGCCTGGGCGCAACCTGGCGGGTCCGGCAATCAAGCTCTGAAAGATATGGAAGAACTAGCCAGAGCCGCAGGGACAGGCCTGTGGTCCGAGCCCAATCCCATCCCACCGTGGACGTGGAAATCCACGAGGCCTGCTCGCCACCAGTAG
- a CDS encoding DUF2235 domain-containing protein — MPGKNIVLCSDGTGNIAIKARGTNVFKLYEAVDIQGHKYDQTLTPQVAFYDDGVGTSSLAPLKLIGGAFGYGFRKNVKDLYTELIHVYEPGDHIFLFGFSRGAYTVRALSGLIQYCGILDLKKVDHEVLTNSVDECWTAFRREAFQRVTETERRNNQPLSDIAKQDRARRESCGAIIHDESVPDGAVTIDFVGVWDTVGAVGMPFEELRALFNWIYPMRFSELTPSSRIKRACHALSIDDDRRTFYPELWNEKGIPATQVDQVWFAGVHSNVGGGYVKHGMSLVALDWMMAEAERCGLRFIRADREYVRTHQDVHDELYDARAGLGVYYRWEPRDIATLSHAHNIACPKIHVSVFERIANGTGRYAPINLPHRCEVVRTNDERSWPPEQTLGAIERQMPRMAHSVAGSLKNESVLEGMAGTVKSGKLSYYTFVAASIPAVGGWYAFPQVADAMAQWCPYPSLVIGVLYACVGLLVWGWSKQVDGRMESAAQNHWQRRREALRTIFTDSRIQRGVTPADEVARVG; from the coding sequence ATGCCAGGGAAAAACATCGTCTTGTGTTCGGATGGAACCGGCAATATCGCCATCAAGGCACGAGGAACCAACGTCTTCAAATTGTACGAGGCCGTCGACATTCAAGGTCATAAGTACGATCAGACCTTAACGCCCCAGGTCGCGTTTTATGACGATGGCGTGGGAACTTCGAGCCTGGCGCCCCTCAAGCTGATCGGAGGGGCGTTCGGTTACGGCTTTCGCAAAAACGTCAAGGATCTCTACACGGAGTTGATCCATGTCTATGAGCCTGGCGATCACATTTTCCTCTTCGGATTCAGCCGGGGCGCCTATACGGTCAGGGCCCTCTCCGGGCTTATCCAGTATTGCGGCATTTTGGACCTCAAGAAGGTGGACCATGAGGTGCTCACGAATAGTGTGGATGAATGTTGGACCGCCTTTCGTCGAGAGGCGTTCCAGCGGGTGACCGAGACGGAACGGCGTAACAATCAACCGTTGTCCGACATCGCCAAGCAAGACCGCGCGCGGCGCGAATCGTGCGGCGCGATCATCCACGATGAATCTGTTCCCGACGGGGCGGTGACCATAGATTTTGTCGGGGTGTGGGATACGGTCGGAGCGGTCGGGATGCCGTTTGAGGAACTGCGCGCTCTCTTCAACTGGATCTACCCCATGCGGTTTTCAGAATTGACGCCCAGCAGCCGCATCAAGCGAGCCTGTCATGCCTTATCGATCGACGACGACCGCCGAACCTTTTACCCGGAGTTGTGGAACGAGAAGGGGATTCCGGCGACTCAGGTGGATCAGGTGTGGTTCGCGGGCGTGCATTCAAATGTGGGCGGCGGTTATGTGAAGCACGGCATGTCTCTCGTGGCCTTGGACTGGATGATGGCTGAAGCGGAGCGGTGCGGGCTGCGCTTTATTCGGGCGGATCGCGAGTACGTGCGCACGCATCAGGATGTTCATGACGAGCTCTATGACGCCCGCGCTGGATTAGGGGTGTATTATCGTTGGGAACCGCGCGACATTGCCACACTCAGTCACGCCCACAATATCGCCTGTCCGAAGATCCATGTCAGCGTATTCGAGCGCATCGCCAACGGCACCGGAAGGTATGCGCCTATCAACCTTCCGCATCGCTGTGAGGTGGTCCGGACGAACGATGAGCGGTCATGGCCGCCGGAACAGACTCTGGGGGCGATTGAACGGCAGATGCCGCGCATGGCGCATTCAGTCGCTGGTTCGCTGAAAAACGAATCGGTGCTGGAGGGCATGGCCGGAACCGTCAAAAGCGGAAAGCTGTCGTACTACACCTTCGTCGCGGCCTCGATCCCGGCCGTTGGGGGGTGGTATGCGTTTCCCCAGGTTGCCGACGCGATGGCTCAATGGTGCCCGTATCCCTCTCTCGTCATCGGCGTTCTCTATGCCTGCGTCGGCCTGTTGGTGTGGGGATGGTCCAAGCAAGTCGATGGAAGGATGGAATCGGCCGCGCAGAACCATTGGCAACGCCGCCGCGAAGCGCTACGAACAATCTTCACCGACAGCCGAATTCAACGAGGGGTTACGCCCGCAGATGAGGTGGCAAGAGTGGGTTGA
- a CDS encoding HD-GYP domain-containing protein, with amino-acid sequence MKLYDYPHPRRPGRTIRGYDRPHAVRTAKMCVTVADRLGHPGDRVRLYHVACLLHDLGRAGLDRQLFGTIWSWAKQRGIPTRPREWRAIHPRTAYGRETEAFVSLYRRDLIASGVAMDPWAVEQIEMRLGYARRLARRLRAVKPKLKRLGIEWKPWMRQVMLYYYYPERLAKAKAWVRQLAEILVACEQFEAYSNQRRGRDYYARNKESLPEAFAYLDKLGQEGILSSQVLSAVRALTAEGVFDPILEEARGEPLTRSDRRYLRSLADRRR; translated from the coding sequence ATGAAACTCTACGATTATCCGCACCCCCGCCGACCGGGACGCACAATCCGCGGCTATGATCGGCCACATGCCGTGCGAACGGCGAAGATGTGCGTCACCGTTGCCGATCGCCTAGGCCATCCGGGCGATCGGGTCCGGCTCTATCACGTTGCCTGCCTTCTGCATGACTTGGGCCGCGCCGGCCTCGATCGGCAACTCTTTGGAACGATTTGGTCGTGGGCCAAGCAACGGGGTATTCCGACGAGGCCTCGTGAATGGCGCGCCATTCACCCGAGGACGGCGTATGGCCGGGAGACCGAAGCCTTCGTGTCGTTGTATCGCCGGGATCTGATCGCCTCCGGCGTGGCCATGGACCCATGGGCGGTCGAGCAGATCGAAATGCGGCTGGGCTATGCTCGGCGACTTGCCAGACGATTGCGGGCGGTGAAGCCGAAGTTGAAGAGGTTGGGCATCGAGTGGAAGCCTTGGATGCGGCAAGTGATGCTGTATTACTATTATCCGGAACGGCTGGCGAAGGCCAAAGCGTGGGTTCGACAGTTGGCGGAGATCCTTGTCGCCTGCGAACAGTTTGAGGCCTACAGCAATCAGCGCCGGGGACGCGATTATTATGCCCGGAACAAAGAGAGCCTGCCGGAGGCCTTTGCTTATCTCGACAAGCTCGGCCAAGAAGGCATTCTGAGCAGTCAAGTCTTGAGCGCGGTACGGGCGTTGACCGCAGAAGGGGTGTTCGATCCGATTCTGGAAGAAGCACGAGGCGAGCCGCTGACCCGGAGCGACCGCCGGTACCTTCGCAGCCTTGCAGATCGGAGACGATGA
- a CDS encoding transposase, which translates to MRRGKHPVYIDECGFVSSTARRHGYAPKGQRVDGLVSGHRRPRTSLIAARMDGRLAEPCLFEGTCDTTVFNAWLKTRLCPRLNVHHLVIMDNAAFHTAPETAQLIAATGATLLFLAPYSPDLNPIEHDFAALKKRREYQDQTTLDDIVRGYQ; encoded by the coding sequence GTGCGCCGTGGCAAACACCCCGTGTACATCGATGAATGCGGGTTTGTGTCTTCGACGGCGCGGCGGCATGGATATGCGCCCAAAGGCCAGCGTGTGGACGGCCTGGTTTCCGGGCATCGACGGCCCCGCACGTCGCTCATCGCCGCTCGCATGGATGGGCGACTCGCCGAACCCTGTCTATTCGAAGGCACCTGCGATACAACCGTCTTCAACGCCTGGCTGAAGACGCGGCTGTGCCCGCGTCTGAACGTCCACCATCTCGTGATCATGGACAACGCCGCATTTCATACCGCACCCGAAACAGCGCAGCTCATCGCAGCGACTGGCGCGACCCTGCTGTTTCTCGCGCCCTATTCTCCCGACCTCAATCCCATCGAGCATGACTTCGCCGCTCTCAAGAAGCGCCGCGAGTATCAGGACCAGACCACCCTCGACGACATCGTGAGAGGCTATCAATGA
- a CDS encoding SEL1-like repeat protein, which yields MRPSEAADQPQHLKTICEKGTVTACNSLGLLSMKGEGVKQDDARAAALFKKACDGGDLSGCANLGVMYAEGIGVPQDEAQALALSRIACDGGNMKGCYNLGVMYADGTGGQQDDVQAADFYRQACDGGNAKGCYNLGVMYAEGIGVSQDEVQAAAFSRKACDGGSMKGCYNLGVMYAEGVGIPQDDVQAAGFYRKACDGGNARSCYNLGVMHAEGSGVQTDSFQAADLYRKACDGGSLRGCSNLGVMYAQGTGIKQDDMRAATLYRKACDAGEAKGCIHLGMVYQVGRGVKQDDAEALKYYGKACDLREPKGCAHYAKLKTGRR from the coding sequence ATGAGACCTTCGGAGGCAGCCGATCAGCCGCAGCACCTGAAGACCATATGTGAGAAAGGCACTGTGACAGCATGCAACTCCCTCGGATTGTTGTCTATGAAAGGCGAGGGGGTGAAGCAAGACGATGCTCGCGCTGCAGCGCTTTTCAAGAAAGCCTGTGATGGCGGGGATTTGAGTGGCTGCGCCAACCTCGGCGTGATGTATGCCGAAGGAATCGGGGTCCCACAGGATGAGGCTCAAGCCCTCGCCCTTTCGAGGATCGCGTGTGATGGTGGAAACATGAAGGGCTGCTACAACCTCGGGGTGATGTATGCCGACGGAACCGGGGGCCAGCAGGACGACGTTCAGGCCGCCGACTTCTATAGGCAAGCCTGTGACGGAGGGAATGCGAAGGGCTGCTACAATCTTGGCGTGATGTATGCCGAGGGAATCGGGGTCTCTCAGGATGAGGTGCAAGCCGCGGCCTTCTCTCGGAAAGCCTGTGACGGGGGGAGCATGAAGGGCTGTTACAACCTTGGCGTGATGTATGCCGAGGGAGTCGGGATCCCACAGGACGACGTGCAAGCCGCCGGCTTCTACCGGAAGGCCTGCGACGGAGGGAATGCGAGGAGCTGCTACAACCTTGGCGTGATGCATGCCGAGGGGAGCGGGGTCCAAACGGATAGTTTTCAAGCCGCCGATCTCTATCGGAAGGCCTGCGACGGGGGAAGCCTGAGAGGCTGCTCCAATCTCGGCGTGATGTATGCCCAGGGGACCGGGATCAAGCAGGACGACATGCGAGCGGCCACCCTCTATCGGAAGGCCTGTGACGCCGGAGAAGCGAAGGGCTGTATCCATCTCGGCATGGTCTATCAAGTCGGGCGAGGCGTCAAACAGGATGATGCCGAAGCCCTCAAGTATTACGGGAAAGCATGCGATCTCCGAGAGCCCAAAGGCTGTGCGCATTACGCCAAGCTGAAGACGGGGAGACGGTGA